Proteins encoded in a region of the Ziziphus jujuba cultivar Dongzao chromosome 3, ASM3175591v1 genome:
- the LOC107434131 gene encoding uncharacterized protein LOC107434131 isoform X2: MNLQPQIQLQVASGRDQTLCLRFLHHRQHQPRPPFSSFGSSQLLLQQPPFPLSRKPNTHYRSVLRTVSVYSGDTDYVAAESPAKTLRRILDSPGVHQGPACFDALSAKLVERAGFQYCFTSGFSISAARLGLPDTGFISYGEMVEQGQQITQAVSIPVIGDGDNGYGNAMNVKRTVKGYIRAGFAGIILEDQVSPKACGHTRGRKVVSREEAVMRIKAAVDARKESGSDIVIVARSDSRQAVSLDEALWRTRAFADAGADVLFVDALASKEEMRAFCETSLLVPKMANMLEGGGKTPILTPLELEAVGYKLVAYPLSLIGVSIQAMQDSLNAIRSGRIPSPGSMPSFEEIKEILGFNSYYEEEKRYAVRSSQLSSQRVQGSGTAWLAFLADNKRQLQSFLPI; the protein is encoded by the exons ATGAATCTTCAGCCACAAATACAATTACAAGTGGCTAGCGGCAGAGACCAAACCCTCTGTCTTCGTTTTCTTCATCACCGCCAACACCAACCACGGCCGCCATTTTCATCATTTGGGTCCTCGCAGTTACTACTCCAGCAACCCCCGTTTCCACTTTCCCGCAAACCGAACACCCATTATCGAAGTGTACTTCGGACCGTCTCCGTTTACTCCGGAGACACAGATTATGTGGCCGCCGAATCTCCCGCCAAGACGCTTCGAAGAATACTGGACTCCCCGGGAGTCCATCAGGGTCCAGCTTGTTTCGATGCTCTCAGTGCTAAGTTGGTGGAGAGAGCTGGGTTTCAGTACTGCTTTACCAGTG GGTTTTCAATATCAGCGGCCAGACTGGGGTTGCCAGATACAGGTTTTATATCCTATGGAGAAATGGTGGAACAGGGTCAACAAATCACCCAAGCTGTGTCAATACCCGTCATTGGGGATGGCGATAATGGATATGGCAATGCAATGAATGTAAAGAGAACTGTCAAGGGATACATTCGTGCTGGGTTTGCAGGAATCATTCTTGAAGATCAG GTGTCTCCCAAAGCTTGTGGTCATACACGAGGCAGGAAAGTGGTTTCCAGAGAGGAAGCAGTGATGCGGATTAAAGCAGCTGTCGATGCTCGGAAGGAGAGTGGCTCTGATATTGTTATTGTGGCTCGCAGTGATTCTCGTCAAGCAGTTTCTTTGGATGAAGCACTATGGAGGACAAGGGCTTTTGCTGATGCTGGAGCTGATGTTCTTTTTGTTGATGCATTAGCTTCAAAAGAAGAGATGAGGGCTTTCTGTGAAACCTCTCTCCTAGTTCCAAAAatg GCCAATATGCTTGAAGGAGGGGGCAAAACACCAATTCTCACTCCTCTTGAACTTGAGGCTGTTGGATATAAGCTTGTGGCATATCCACTTTCTCTGATTGGAGTATCTATTCAAGCAATGCAG GATTCACTTAATGCTATTAGAAGTGGTCGTATCCCTTCTCCTGGAAGCATGCCATCGTTTGAAGAGATAAAGGAAATCCTTGGTTTCAACAGCTATTATGAAGAAGAGAAGCGTTATGCTGTTAGAAGCAGTCAGCTGTCTTCACAGAGAG TTCAGGGAAGCGGAACTGCCTGGCTAGCCTTTTTAGCAGATAACAAACGTCAGCTTCAGAGTTTTCTTCCTATATAA
- the LOC107434131 gene encoding uncharacterized protein LOC107434131 isoform X1: MNLQPQIQLQVASGRDQTLCLRFLHHRQHQPRPPFSSFGSSQLLLQQPPFPLSRKPNTHYRSVLRTVSVYSGDTDYVAAESPAKTLRRILDSPGVHQGPACFDALSAKLVERAGFQYCFTSGFSISAARLGLPDTGFISYGEMVEQGQQITQAVSIPVIGDGDNGYGNAMNVKRTVKGYIRAGFAGIILEDQVSPKACGHTRGRKVVSREEAVMRIKAAVDARKESGSDIVIVARSDSRQAVSLDEALWRTRAFADAGADVLFVDALASKEEMRAFCETSLLVPKMANMLEGGGKTPILTPLELEAVGYKLVAYPLSLIGVSIQAMQDSLNAIRSGRIPSPGSMPSFEEIKEILGFNSYYEEEKRYAVRSSQLSSQRVSSSLYGIQPTSQDRAEQRDPSPQDPIVEVVTPDVYNNYGADGSSDPFSGIWSRTLRIKITGRDGFEKLDVRIPAGFLEGITNIVPALGGVNIKALLDDAADEVGGKILLDFNDTMGDRIQVFLE, from the exons ATGAATCTTCAGCCACAAATACAATTACAAGTGGCTAGCGGCAGAGACCAAACCCTCTGTCTTCGTTTTCTTCATCACCGCCAACACCAACCACGGCCGCCATTTTCATCATTTGGGTCCTCGCAGTTACTACTCCAGCAACCCCCGTTTCCACTTTCCCGCAAACCGAACACCCATTATCGAAGTGTACTTCGGACCGTCTCCGTTTACTCCGGAGACACAGATTATGTGGCCGCCGAATCTCCCGCCAAGACGCTTCGAAGAATACTGGACTCCCCGGGAGTCCATCAGGGTCCAGCTTGTTTCGATGCTCTCAGTGCTAAGTTGGTGGAGAGAGCTGGGTTTCAGTACTGCTTTACCAGTG GGTTTTCAATATCAGCGGCCAGACTGGGGTTGCCAGATACAGGTTTTATATCCTATGGAGAAATGGTGGAACAGGGTCAACAAATCACCCAAGCTGTGTCAATACCCGTCATTGGGGATGGCGATAATGGATATGGCAATGCAATGAATGTAAAGAGAACTGTCAAGGGATACATTCGTGCTGGGTTTGCAGGAATCATTCTTGAAGATCAG GTGTCTCCCAAAGCTTGTGGTCATACACGAGGCAGGAAAGTGGTTTCCAGAGAGGAAGCAGTGATGCGGATTAAAGCAGCTGTCGATGCTCGGAAGGAGAGTGGCTCTGATATTGTTATTGTGGCTCGCAGTGATTCTCGTCAAGCAGTTTCTTTGGATGAAGCACTATGGAGGACAAGGGCTTTTGCTGATGCTGGAGCTGATGTTCTTTTTGTTGATGCATTAGCTTCAAAAGAAGAGATGAGGGCTTTCTGTGAAACCTCTCTCCTAGTTCCAAAAatg GCCAATATGCTTGAAGGAGGGGGCAAAACACCAATTCTCACTCCTCTTGAACTTGAGGCTGTTGGATATAAGCTTGTGGCATATCCACTTTCTCTGATTGGAGTATCTATTCAAGCAATGCAG GATTCACTTAATGCTATTAGAAGTGGTCGTATCCCTTCTCCTGGAAGCATGCCATCGTTTGAAGAGATAAAGGAAATCCTTGGTTTCAACAGCTATTATGAAGAAGAGAAGCGTTATGCTGTTAGAAGCAGTCAGCTGTCTTCACAGAGAG TGAGCAGTAGTTTATATGGTATCCAACCAACGAGTCAAGATAGGGCAGAGCAAAGAGATCCAAGTCCCCAAGATCCCATTGTCGAAGTAGTAACTCCTGATGTGTACAATAACTATGGTGCAGATGGTTCAAGTGATCCTTTTTCTGGGATCTGGTCTCGGACATTGAGAATAAAGATAACTGGAAGAGATGGATTTGAGAAACTTGACGTTAGAATCCCT GCTGGATTCTTGGAAGGAATCACCAATATAGTTCCag CTTTGGGAGGTGTAAACATCAAAGCGCTGTTGGATGATGCAGCAGATGAAGTTGGAGGGAAGATCTTGTTGGATTTCAATGACACAATGGGTGATAGAATTCAAGTCTTCCTAGAGTAA